Below is a genomic region from Fusobacterium canifelinum.
TCTTGTACTTCTTTTTCAAGTGCTTCTTTTTCTTGTCTAAACTCTTCTTTTCTTTCCATTTCTTTTTGCACTAATGCTTGATATTCTGCTTCAATGTTTTGTACTTCATTCATTACTTCTTGTGCTACTGAATCTACTGTTTCAGCTGCATAAGAAAGTGAACCTAATATTAACATTGAGCATAATAAAATTTTTGCTTTCATATTTCCCCCTTTGGACTTTTTGAGTAAAAATTGATAAAATTCTCATAGATAAAGTATACTTTTTTTCTTTAAATTTGTCAATAAAATAAGTAATTTCAAGGAAAAATCAGTATAAAAAGGTTATTTTCTCAATGTCCTTTATGAAAATGGTTCAGTATTGTTCTGACATTGCTTCTCT
It encodes:
- a CDS encoding adhesion protein FadA; amino-acid sequence: MKAKILLCSMLILGSLSYAAETVDSVAQEVMNEVQNIEAEYQALVQKEMERKEEFRQEKEALEKEVQELKERQLGREELYAKLKEDSKIRWHRDEYKKLLKRFDEYYNKLEQKIADKEQQIVELTKLLEVLN